The proteins below come from a single Plantactinospora sp. KBS50 genomic window:
- a CDS encoding macrolide family glycosyltransferase, protein MPSHFLFISIPDPGRLSPHLAIGKELVRRGHSVKFVTVEPMAALVGSYGVEPLVYGSAYGSIPVHEEKEMSAEAAMLALSVDDSAAMIDAVEAAYGDERPDLIAYDVASGTAGRVLARKWGLPAAQLYADFAQNDEFAYTQPFDDDGVALGEPLSPAGWAARSELKPWVDRTERLLTAHGLTDVTFAELLEVVQEFNLVYVPKALQPAADSFDDRFRFVGPCVGEQPARDDWQPPADGLPVVLVPSAPQGADLARAFVGAPVHVVLTPGPGADPASLSELPPNVEVHASLPQGVLRHAAVVVSQGDVGNVTEALAAGRPVVVVPPALPARITGFQLAKLGLGRLAAPDGLRDAVLDLIGDRAVAERLAWMRGEIEAAGGVPRAADELEAHAAR, encoded by the coding sequence GTGCCGAGTCACTTCCTGTTCATCAGCATTCCCGACCCCGGTCGCCTCTCTCCGCATCTCGCGATCGGAAAGGAGTTGGTGCGGCGCGGGCACAGCGTAAAATTCGTGACCGTCGAGCCGATGGCCGCACTCGTCGGGTCGTACGGGGTCGAGCCGCTGGTCTACGGGTCGGCGTACGGGTCGATCCCCGTCCACGAGGAGAAGGAGATGAGCGCGGAGGCCGCAATGCTCGCGCTCAGCGTCGACGACTCCGCCGCCATGATCGACGCGGTGGAGGCGGCCTACGGCGACGAGCGGCCCGACCTGATCGCGTACGACGTGGCCAGTGGCACGGCCGGCAGGGTGCTGGCGCGCAAATGGGGACTCCCGGCCGCCCAGCTGTACGCGGACTTCGCGCAGAACGACGAGTTCGCGTACACGCAGCCCTTCGACGACGACGGCGTCGCGCTCGGCGAGCCGCTGAGCCCGGCCGGGTGGGCGGCCCGCTCGGAGCTGAAGCCCTGGGTGGACCGTACCGAGCGGCTGCTCACCGCGCACGGGCTGACGGACGTCACCTTTGCCGAGCTGCTCGAGGTCGTGCAGGAGTTCAACCTGGTGTACGTGCCGAAGGCGTTGCAGCCCGCGGCCGACAGTTTCGACGACCGCTTCCGGTTCGTCGGGCCGTGCGTGGGCGAGCAGCCGGCGCGCGACGATTGGCAGCCGCCCGCCGACGGCCTTCCCGTCGTGCTCGTGCCGTCCGCACCGCAGGGCGCCGACCTGGCCCGCGCCTTCGTGGGAGCACCGGTGCACGTCGTCCTGACACCCGGCCCGGGCGCCGATCCTGCGTCCCTGAGTGAGTTGCCGCCGAACGTCGAGGTGCACGCCTCGCTCCCGCAGGGTGTGCTGCGGCACGCGGCCGTCGTGGTGAGCCAGGGTGACGTGGGCAACGTGACCGAGGCGCTCGCCGCAGGCCGTCCGGTGGTGGTCGTGCCGCCCGCTCTCCCCGCCCGGATCACCGGTTTCCAGCTGGCGAAGCTGGGTCTCGGCCGCCTGGCCGCGCCGGACGGGCTTCGCGACGCCGTGCTCGATCTGATCGGCGACCGGGCCGTCGCGGAGCGGCTGGCCTGGATGCGGGGCGAGATCGAGGCGGCCGGTGGCGTGCCGCGTGCCGCGGACGAGCTGGAGGCGCACGCCGCGCGCTGA
- a CDS encoding tyrosine-type recombinase/integrase, which translates to MKGSTFKRCSCRDSETGRRLGRTCSQLRRPGGGWSRTHGHWHWQIEVPARADGTRRTLRHGPYPTQADADTVLDRIRAAIAVPDPTDPHATVKTGDLIETAVKAGAPVPSPEQVRRALHLDITPTELPTMEVYLTDWLAGRRNIKAGTLRSYEGHIRLYLIPHLGHLRIDRLRPGHIDAMYDAIAERNTTIATLRASRNQARRDQVKNQRIVGNRTLHVIHATLRKALNDAMRRHRYIDTNPALMIELPTARPPKPTIWTDQRIKTWRDTGKTPSPVMIWTPEHTGRFLDHTHDAADRLYALYHLITFTGLRRGEACGLHWDDLDLDAHTLTVRWQLVQHGWTTAIDTPKTTDSEATVALDAETVAVLRAHRARQHRERLAAGAAWSKTGLVFTTPTGGRLHPADVTDHFHHLATQAGLPPIRLHDLRHGAATMGLAAGVQMKVISNRLRHSSPHFTAKFYGDVLPELSHAAAEATASVVSRKRGATKPA; encoded by the coding sequence GTGAAGGGATCCACCTTCAAACGCTGCAGCTGCCGCGACAGCGAAACGGGCCGGCGACTGGGACGCACCTGTTCCCAGCTCCGCCGGCCCGGCGGCGGCTGGTCCCGCACCCACGGCCACTGGCACTGGCAGATCGAAGTGCCCGCCCGCGCCGACGGCACCCGCCGCACCCTCCGCCACGGCCCCTACCCCACCCAAGCCGACGCCGACACCGTCCTGGACCGCATCCGGGCGGCGATCGCCGTCCCCGACCCCACCGACCCCCACGCCACCGTCAAGACCGGTGACCTGATCGAGACCGCAGTGAAGGCCGGCGCGCCCGTCCCCAGCCCGGAGCAGGTCCGCCGGGCGCTGCACCTCGACATCACCCCCACCGAACTGCCCACCATGGAGGTGTACCTGACCGACTGGCTCGCCGGACGCCGGAACATCAAGGCCGGCACCCTGCGCTCCTACGAAGGGCACATCCGGCTGTACCTGATCCCACACCTCGGGCACCTGCGCATCGACCGGCTCCGCCCCGGCCACATCGACGCCATGTACGACGCCATCGCCGAACGCAACACCACCATCGCCACCCTGCGCGCCAGCCGCAACCAAGCCAGACGCGACCAGGTGAAGAACCAGCGGATCGTCGGCAACCGGACCCTGCACGTCATCCACGCCACCCTGCGCAAAGCCCTCAACGACGCGATGCGCCGCCACCGCTACATCGACACCAACCCCGCCCTCATGATCGAACTCCCCACCGCCCGACCACCCAAGCCCACCATCTGGACCGACCAACGCATCAAAACGTGGCGCGACACCGGCAAAACCCCCAGCCCCGTCATGATCTGGACTCCCGAACACACCGGCAGATTCCTCGACCACACCCACGACGCCGCAGACCGGCTCTACGCCCTCTACCACCTCATCACCTTCACGGGCCTGCGCCGAGGCGAAGCCTGCGGCCTGCACTGGGACGATCTCGACCTCGACGCCCACACCCTCACGGTCCGCTGGCAACTCGTCCAACACGGCTGGACCACCGCCATCGACACCCCCAAAACCACCGACAGCGAAGCCACCGTCGCTCTCGACGCTGAGACCGTGGCGGTGCTGCGCGCCCACCGCGCCCGGCAACACCGCGAACGCCTCGCCGCCGGTGCCGCTTGGTCCAAGACTGGCCTGGTGTTCACCACCCCAACAGGCGGTCGGCTCCACCCGGCCGACGTCACCGACCACTTCCACCACCTCGCCACCCAAGCAGGGCTACCACCCATCCGACTCCACGACCTCCGACACGGCGCCGCGACCATGGGACTCGCAGCCGGCGTCCAGATGAAAGTCATCTCCAACCGGCTCCGCCACTCCAGCCCCCACTTCACCGCCAAGTTCTACGGCGACGTCCTCCCCGAGCTCTCCCACGCCGCCGCCGAAGCAACCGCATCCGTCGTCTCGCGGAAGCGCGGCGCGACAAAGCCGGCGTAA
- a CDS encoding AlpA family transcriptional regulator — protein MNSHSNPIDQTTHATTDNTTAPVPTVGEVWTVERVRALGVTTTLATTASVLGISRSQAYRLAATDQFPLPLIRAGSRIIVPVAPLLHLLQPDPIETDEGGRLDTDGKVSVDATTPPPADSTRHRWRHHTNHPGDDE, from the coding sequence ATGAACAGCCACTCGAACCCCATTGACCAGACCACCCACGCCACGACCGACAACACCACCGCGCCTGTGCCCACCGTGGGGGAGGTGTGGACCGTCGAGCGTGTCCGCGCGCTCGGCGTCACCACCACCCTCGCCACCACCGCGTCGGTGCTCGGGATCAGCCGATCCCAGGCATACCGGCTCGCCGCCACCGACCAGTTCCCGCTCCCGCTGATCCGGGCCGGCAGCCGCATCATCGTCCCCGTCGCCCCCCTACTGCACCTTCTCCAACCCGACCCCATCGAGACCGACGAGGGCGGGCGACTTGATACCGACGGGAAGGTGAGCGTGGATGCGACGACCCCGCCACCAGCGGATTCCACCCGACACCGCTGGCGGCACCATACGAATCATCCAGGAGACGATGAGTGA
- a CDS encoding tetratricopeptide repeat protein, whose protein sequence is MQEQLMISDETLTRINQGVQLHHQQGQREAARDLFAQIWDEIGGERGDPLHVCVLAHSMADVQDDVHQELVWDERALAAADLLTDDRVAQAGVPMSVAGLYPSLHLNLAECYRKLGDLDRARECLQRAQAGIGALGDDEYGKLIKGGLDRLVEQLAASERAVRSFRSVSG, encoded by the coding sequence GTGCAGGAGCAGCTGATGATTTCTGATGAGACGCTCACCCGCATTAACCAGGGGGTGCAGCTGCATCATCAACAAGGCCAGCGTGAGGCTGCTCGTGACTTGTTCGCGCAGATTTGGGATGAGATCGGCGGCGAGCGAGGCGATCCCTTGCATGTTTGCGTCCTGGCGCACTCGATGGCTGATGTGCAGGACGACGTCCATCAGGAGTTGGTCTGGGACGAGCGAGCACTGGCGGCGGCCGACTTGCTCACCGATGACCGGGTTGCGCAGGCCGGGGTGCCGATGTCGGTGGCCGGTCTGTATCCGTCGTTGCATCTCAATCTGGCTGAGTGTTATCGCAAGCTCGGTGATCTCGACCGTGCCCGCGAGTGTCTCCAGCGTGCGCAGGCAGGTATCGGCGCGCTTGGCGATGACGAGTACGGAAAGTTGATCAAGGGTGGTTTGGATCGGCTGGTGGAGCAGTTGGCGGCCTCTGAGAGGGCGGTTCGAAGTTTTAGGTCCGTTTCTGGTTGA
- a CDS encoding DUF2637 domain-containing protein: MLAIGGAAGAASFTHVHNVAAAHGQPGWLAWADAIVLELMSIASGLELRRRKRAHTPTAFPAAVLACAVTLSLAAQVAEAESSVIGWVAAAVPALGFLVMVKVALARTNTRDAAPTDAASTTAGPPVGTSRSVLDGGPEETARSADPVGERATSRTVRPPEARRRRGGRDQHGRADRGRSAQPSGDMAELLPAARRVRDRLAADGQPLTRAALAEALRTAGHTVSNTRLSELLKTLKTEPLAPSGPLADPVTPTDQPLSPLSPDGRGGGTASTPTPATVGGTTPLVPHDHPSHSQEKPDHEQPLEPH, from the coding sequence ATGCTGGCCATCGGCGGCGCGGCCGGGGCGGCCAGCTTCACCCACGTGCACAACGTGGCCGCAGCGCACGGCCAGCCCGGCTGGCTGGCGTGGGCCGACGCGATCGTCTTGGAGCTGATGTCGATTGCCTCCGGCCTGGAACTGCGCCGCCGTAAACGCGCCCATACCCCAACCGCGTTCCCGGCCGCCGTGCTGGCCTGCGCCGTCACGCTGTCTCTGGCGGCGCAGGTCGCCGAGGCCGAATCTTCTGTCATCGGCTGGGTCGCCGCCGCCGTACCGGCGCTCGGGTTCCTCGTCATGGTCAAAGTCGCACTCGCCCGGACCAACACCAGGGACGCAGCGCCAACGGACGCCGCATCCACGACAGCCGGTCCGCCGGTCGGCACCTCGCGGAGTGTCCTGGACGGCGGACCGGAGGAGACCGCTCGGTCCGCCGACCCGGTGGGGGAGCGGGCCACCTCTCGGACGGTCCGCCCGCCGGAAGCTCGTCGTCGGCGCGGCGGACGGGACCAGCACGGACGGGCGGACCGGGGACGGTCCGCGCAGCCGTCCGGCGACATGGCCGAGCTGCTGCCGGCGGCACGGCGCGTCCGGGACCGGCTCGCCGCGGACGGGCAACCACTGACCCGCGCGGCGCTCGCCGAAGCCCTCCGCACCGCCGGCCACACCGTGTCCAACACCCGCCTGTCGGAACTCCTCAAAACCCTCAAGACCGAGCCGCTGGCACCATCCGGGCCGCTCGCCGACCCGGTCACGCCTACCGACCAGCCGCTGTCACCTTTGTCACCGGACGGGCGGGGCGGCGGCACGGCCAGCACCCCCACGCCGGCCACCGTCGGCGGGACCACCCCGCTCGTACCGCACGACCACCCTTCACACAGCCAGGAGAAACCTGATCATGAACAGCCACTCGAACCCCATTGA
- a CDS encoding DHA2 family efflux MFS transporter permease subunit — protein sequence MSQPAVRQPAKPIDRKRWSILAAICFALVMVVIDNTVLNIAIPTLMTELSTTAAEAQWAFTSYLLVLSGFVLVGGVASDRYGRKRIVLVGIALFGTASLAAALATEPWQLIAARAAMGFGAALLMPGTLAILMHTFSDAERPKAIGAWMAVAAVGSSGGPILGGFLISHFWWGAVFLINVPISILCLVALVILVPDVPATRNDRIDWIGAVLSVIATVSLVWAITSVPEHGWASAAVEVPAMIGVLALAAFIACELRVESPMLDLGLFRNLRFSAAVLGGLLASFGMAGSLFLLTLHFQLLNGYTPIEASIRLLPLAICTLIGSTAISVIVLKRLGAPLALLASMAVAAIGLLLIGLLPAEDYLSSLAGLILVGLGTGSAGPVAGTVLMSSIPLEKAGAGSGVSSTIQELGNGLGVAVLGTVLTAFFVNRLPGSLRAEGESSFTDAIGRASGAAADQVRDAFATGLSFSQIIGALTVLGGGLAASALLWMTRSAATPQMPPADQLSTPAAKL from the coding sequence GTGAGCCAGCCAGCCGTGCGCCAGCCTGCTAAACCGATCGACCGCAAACGATGGTCGATTCTGGCCGCGATCTGCTTCGCACTGGTCATGGTGGTCATCGACAACACCGTCCTGAACATCGCGATCCCGACGCTCATGACCGAGCTGTCGACCACCGCCGCGGAGGCACAGTGGGCCTTCACCTCCTATCTGCTGGTGCTCTCGGGGTTCGTGCTGGTGGGCGGCGTCGCCTCGGACCGCTACGGCCGGAAGCGGATCGTCCTGGTCGGCATCGCGCTGTTCGGCACCGCCTCGCTGGCCGCCGCGCTCGCCACGGAGCCGTGGCAACTCATCGCCGCGCGCGCGGCGATGGGCTTCGGCGCCGCACTGCTCATGCCGGGCACGCTCGCGATCCTGATGCACACCTTCTCCGACGCGGAGCGGCCGAAGGCGATCGGCGCGTGGATGGCGGTCGCGGCGGTCGGCAGCTCGGGCGGGCCGATTCTCGGCGGCTTCCTGATCTCACACTTCTGGTGGGGCGCGGTCTTCCTCATCAATGTCCCGATCAGCATTCTCTGCCTGGTGGCGCTGGTGATTCTCGTGCCGGACGTGCCCGCCACCCGCAACGACCGCATCGACTGGATCGGCGCGGTGCTGTCCGTGATCGCCACCGTCTCCCTCGTCTGGGCGATCACCTCGGTGCCGGAGCACGGTTGGGCCTCGGCCGCCGTAGAGGTGCCGGCCATGATCGGCGTACTCGCGCTCGCCGCCTTTATCGCGTGCGAGCTGCGGGTCGAGTCGCCCATGCTCGACCTCGGGCTCTTTCGCAATCTACGATTCAGCGCCGCAGTGCTGGGCGGGCTGCTCGCCAGCTTCGGCATGGCTGGTTCGCTGTTCCTACTCACGCTGCACTTCCAGCTGCTGAACGGTTACACCCCGATCGAGGCGAGCATCCGGCTGCTGCCACTCGCGATCTGCACGCTGATCGGCAGCACCGCGATCAGCGTGATCGTCCTGAAGCGCCTGGGCGCGCCGCTGGCGCTCCTGGCCAGCATGGCGGTGGCCGCGATCGGCCTGCTGCTCATCGGCCTACTGCCGGCGGAGGACTATCTCAGCAGCCTCGCCGGGCTGATCCTGGTGGGCCTTGGCACGGGTTCCGCCGGTCCGGTGGCGGGCACGGTCCTGATGAGCTCCATCCCCTTGGAAAAGGCGGGCGCCGGCTCCGGCGTCAGCAGCACCATCCAGGAGCTGGGTAACGGGCTCGGCGTCGCCGTCCTGGGCACCGTACTCACGGCCTTCTTCGTCAACCGCCTGCCCGGGTCACTGCGCGCCGAGGGCGAGTCCTCGTTCACGGATGCGATCGGCCGGGCGTCCGGCGCGGCGGCGGACCAGGTCCGGGACGCGTTCGCGACCGGGCTCTCGTTCAGCCAGATCATCGGCGCACTGACCGTGCTCGGCGGTGGCTTGGCCGCCTCGGCCCTGCTCTGGATGACCCGTTCCGCGGCCACCCCGCAGATGCCGCCCGCCGACCAGCTGAGCACGCCGGCCGCGAAGCTCTGA
- a CDS encoding MFS transporter — MLRESVDFRRLWAAHLVSSLGTGVTSIAIPMVAALMLHASAAQVGILTALTVVPHVLFSLLAGALVDRVPQRAILVGTDFGRGICLGVVPILGVLDLLSMPILYCVVFLVAIQTVLNDLASTSAVPKLLPAPQMTAGNSAISLNTSTAWIAGNGFGGGFVQLVGASAAVGLDAISYLFSGGFLMSLRSPELLASRVSGQRGVLQDIKSGLSYVLRGRSAAG, encoded by the coding sequence GTGCTGCGCGAGTCGGTGGACTTCCGGCGTCTGTGGGCGGCGCATCTGGTCTCCTCGCTCGGCACGGGCGTCACCTCGATCGCGATTCCGATGGTCGCGGCGCTGATGTTGCATGCGTCCGCGGCGCAGGTCGGCATCCTGACCGCGCTCACGGTCGTCCCGCACGTGCTGTTCAGCCTGCTGGCCGGCGCACTGGTGGACCGGGTGCCGCAACGGGCCATCCTGGTCGGCACGGACTTCGGCCGGGGCATCTGTCTGGGCGTGGTCCCGATCCTGGGTGTGCTCGATCTGCTCTCGATGCCGATTCTGTATTGCGTCGTCTTCCTGGTGGCGATCCAGACGGTGCTCAACGATCTGGCTTCCACCTCGGCGGTGCCGAAACTGCTGCCGGCGCCCCAGATGACCGCCGGCAACAGCGCGATCTCGCTCAACACCTCCACCGCCTGGATCGCGGGCAACGGCTTCGGCGGCGGTTTCGTCCAGCTCGTCGGGGCGTCCGCCGCGGTCGGGCTGGACGCGATCTCCTATCTGTTCTCCGGCGGCTTCCTGATGTCCTTGCGATCGCCGGAGCTGCTCGCGTCGCGGGTGTCGGGGCAGCGTGGGGTGCTTCAGGACATCAAGAGCGGCCTGAGCTACGTGCTCAGAGGGCGGTCCGCAGCAGGTTGA
- a CDS encoding IS5 family transposase, giving the protein MGDRKRYPSDVTDEQWELIGPFLQAWKTKRVAVSVSGREGDYDLREIVNPIFYQNRTGCQWAYLPHDLPPKSATYYYFALWRDDGTDQVIHDLLRCQAREKVGRREDPSAVVLDTQSIRAANHVPAATTGKDAAKKVSGRKRGLAVDALGLVIAVVVAAASVTDNAIGIRLLDKVVEHTPTVSRAWVDAGFKQDLALHGAVLGIDVEVVKRSDTKPGFVPIRKRWIVEQVNGTLMLHRRLVREYESRPESSVSRTLWASTANIVRRLTGTSTPSWRHR; this is encoded by the coding sequence ATGGGTGATCGAAAGCGGTATCCCAGCGATGTCACTGACGAGCAGTGGGAGCTGATTGGACCGTTCCTGCAGGCGTGGAAGACCAAGCGGGTCGCGGTGTCGGTGTCGGGCCGTGAGGGTGACTATGACCTGCGGGAGATCGTGAACCCGATCTTCTACCAGAACCGGACGGGCTGTCAGTGGGCGTACCTGCCGCACGACCTGCCGCCGAAGTCGGCCACCTACTACTACTTCGCGTTGTGGCGTGACGACGGCACTGACCAGGTGATCCACGATCTGCTGCGCTGCCAGGCAAGGGAGAAGGTCGGTCGTCGGGAGGATCCGAGCGCGGTGGTGTTGGACACCCAGTCGATCCGGGCGGCGAACCACGTCCCGGCCGCGACGACCGGCAAGGACGCGGCGAAGAAGGTGTCGGGGCGTAAGCGGGGCCTGGCCGTGGACGCGTTGGGGTTGGTCATCGCGGTCGTGGTGGCTGCGGCGTCGGTCACCGACAACGCCATCGGTATCCGGCTGCTCGACAAGGTCGTCGAACACACCCCGACGGTGAGCCGTGCCTGGGTCGACGCCGGGTTCAAGCAGGACCTCGCCCTGCACGGCGCCGTGCTGGGCATCGACGTCGAGGTCGTCAAACGATCCGACACCAAACCCGGGTTCGTACCGATCCGCAAGCGGTGGATCGTCGAGCAGGTCAACGGCACCCTGATGCTGCACCGCCGCCTCGTGCGCGAGTACGAGAGCCGACCAGAATCCTCGGTGTCCCGAACGCTGTGGGCATCGACGGCGAACATCGTGCGGCGGCTGACCGGAACCAGCACACCCTCCTGGCGGCACCGGTGA
- a CDS encoding ISL3 family transposase, with amino-acid sequence MVNDTTRLLGLDGLVVDRVELHPNGSPIVHLSTGSEQAQCCPQCGVRAARVKGWVFTWPRDLPVAGRTTRLRWRKRRWYCDQPGCPRTSFTEHVPQIPARARITVRLRQAAGAAVADGNRTIVQAARDLGMSWPVVAAAFTAHTAAVLPAEPEPVSVLGIDEVRRGKPRWIFDEVTASWTTIVDRWHVGFCDLVGGQGLLAQVEGRTSKAVTDWLTQRPAAWRQHVQAVAIDMCTVFKTAVREALPHATLVVDHFHVVQLANRAVTEVRRRMTVTHRGRRGRATDPEWQQRNRLTRSAARMRAEHVDRLTDTLSNLPAKIGAPILTAWNAKEDLLDLLALARTHPNRETTARLLHRFYTRCADSDLPELHRLATTIETWWPEILAFLHTGITNAGSEGTNRVIKTVARDAYGFRNPENQRLRTRAATTRRHRRHLNPA; translated from the coding sequence ATGGTCAACGATACGACCCGGCTGCTGGGCCTGGACGGCCTGGTGGTGGATCGGGTCGAGCTGCACCCGAATGGTTCCCCCATCGTCCACCTGTCCACCGGTAGCGAGCAGGCACAATGCTGCCCTCAGTGCGGTGTCCGGGCCGCCCGGGTCAAGGGCTGGGTGTTCACCTGGCCCCGGGATCTGCCGGTGGCCGGACGCACCACGCGGTTGCGGTGGCGTAAACGCCGCTGGTACTGCGATCAGCCCGGATGCCCGCGCACGTCGTTCACCGAACACGTGCCACAGATCCCGGCACGGGCACGGATCACCGTCCGGTTGCGGCAGGCGGCCGGCGCGGCGGTCGCCGACGGCAACCGAACGATCGTGCAGGCCGCCCGTGATCTGGGCATGTCCTGGCCAGTCGTCGCGGCCGCGTTCACCGCGCACACCGCAGCGGTGCTGCCGGCCGAGCCCGAACCGGTGAGCGTGCTGGGCATCGACGAGGTCCGCCGAGGCAAACCTCGCTGGATCTTCGACGAGGTCACCGCGTCGTGGACCACCATCGTCGACCGCTGGCACGTCGGCTTCTGCGATCTCGTCGGCGGGCAGGGTCTACTCGCCCAGGTCGAAGGCCGGACCAGCAAGGCGGTGACCGACTGGCTCACCCAACGCCCCGCCGCCTGGCGTCAACACGTCCAGGCCGTCGCGATCGACATGTGTACCGTGTTCAAGACCGCCGTCCGCGAGGCGCTGCCGCACGCGACGCTGGTCGTGGACCACTTCCACGTCGTCCAGCTGGCCAACCGGGCCGTCACCGAGGTCCGCCGCCGCATGACAGTCACACACCGCGGCCGGCGCGGCCGGGCCACCGACCCGGAGTGGCAGCAACGCAACCGGCTGACCAGGTCAGCAGCCCGCATGCGCGCCGAGCACGTCGACCGGCTGACCGACACCCTCAGCAACCTGCCGGCGAAGATCGGCGCACCGATCCTGACGGCCTGGAACGCCAAGGAAGACCTGCTCGACCTACTCGCACTCGCCCGCACCCACCCGAACCGGGAAACCACCGCCCGGCTGCTGCACCGCTTCTACACCCGCTGCGCCGACTCTGACCTGCCCGAACTCCACCGGCTCGCCACCACGATCGAGACCTGGTGGCCGGAAATCCTCGCGTTCCTGCACACCGGCATCACCAACGCCGGCTCCGAAGGAACCAACCGGGTCATCAAGACCGTCGCCCGCGACGCCTACGGATTCCGTAACCCCGAAAACCAGCGGCTACGCACCCGCGCCGCCACCACCCGCCGCCACCGCAGACACCTCAACCCCGCTTAA